The following is a genomic window from Lysinibacillus sp. G4S2.
TGAAATAACTTGATGTGTTTGCAAATCATAGGTTAATACGTAAACATTATCAATCTCAAGATGTACAGCAATTTCCTTAACAAATTTCTCAAGTAAGTCCTCAATTTTTACGACCCTTCCGATACTATCAACTGTCGTATACAATCGATGAATATAATCTCCTTTTGTTGAAAAAAGAATTTTTCGCTTTTGATAATCTACTTTCTCTTTTATGTAAAAAAGTGCTATTAACGACAAAAATACAAAAAAGAATATTTCCGTCATTTTTGAAATAGATAAATCAGTAATCGAATAAAGACCCATTAATAGCCAGATCGTAAAAGCAAATGAAAAATTAAAATAATGGCGTAAACGCGTAATAAAATATTCCATATCAAAGATACGTTCAGTGAGCTGTGTAAATATAAAGCTATAAGGGATTAGCATTAAGAATAAGGAGCATACTTCGGCAGATAGTAAATAATGATTAAATAAGATTACTGGTAGTGCATATAAAAAAAGGAAAGGTAAAAACGGAATAAAAACACTAATCAATAAAATTTTTAGTTGTGGCGTTTTATGTTTAAGATACCCTCTTGTCATAATACATAGTAGGATTGTTAAAAGCATTAAAAACATCCCCAGAATAATGTATGAATGGATAAAGTAAGTAGATGGATAAATTACACTTAAAACGCTAATTAATATAGTAAATAAAGGAATTATATAAAGTGCTTTTACATTTTCAAAAAAGGCCCATTTTATATTTAAAAATTTAAAATATTCCTTCAAGAAATGAATTAATAGTACTAAGCACAGTAGCATAGTACTACGATTCACAACAATACCAACATAATCAAGTCTACTCGAAGCCCCACTACTAACATACGCTAAAGAAACAGTTAGAATAAATAGAATTAGTAAATTAATTAGGATGTTATTTTTTTGCTTATAATTTAAATACACTGTAATAAATAAACTAAGTAAATAATAACAAAAGGGAACTGCCAAAACATAATAAAATTGTTGTGGTATGTCTAAATGCTTTATTTTTACTTCAATAAGTTTTCCATCTGGCTTCATTACTAACAATTCATTTGCTGCTCTAATTACAGAATCATATTTTAGCTTAGTATCATATTCTATCCGAGTACCATCAACCTCTAAAATTGTATCTCCAGACATTACATGATTATCATCTGCCCATTTTTTGAAATATGGTTCAATTACAAACCATTGTCCATCTTTTTCCTGAACTTTAATATTTAAAGAAGGCGAGCTATAAGTTACATAGAACAGATATATACCGATTACTAAGTAGACACTTATAGCTAGCCACAACCATTTAATTTTTTTAAACCTTAGTACCAAATTAAACCTTCTGAACTGTATTCTTCATCAAAAGAATCCAGAATTGCCTTTTGTTCAATTTCTGTAACACCAAGTATAGAAGCTTTTTTTTCTTTTAACAAAGTTACTAACGACGGATTTTGCTCTAAATATTGAATCATGTTCATCATTACAAATCTCCTCATTTCATTAGTTATTTTCTTACATTTATTGCAGTCACATATTTTTTCACAAACTTGTTTTACAATTATTTTACAAGGTATTAATATCCAAATATGTAACTACAACTCCATTATACTATCTTATTACATATATTCAACAATATTTTCTACAAATTACTAAAAAACAATAGATAATGTAGTATTTTTGCTTAATATACATTTCCCCTCTTCAAATTATCAGATAATTATTACAAATATCTATATCCAAACGTGGTGACGGAAACTACGGAGTCATCGCCGGAAAGAAAAGCGACAACGAGGGATAGAAGTCCCAAGGTGACGGATAGAAATTGCGGCGACGGAAACCATGGAGTCATCGACTGATAGAAGTCTTGGAACGACGGAAAGAAAGGCGAACACGATGGATAGAAGTCCCAAGGTGTATACATTCATTATTACAATATAAAAGTAAGCGCCAAACAGCGCCCACCTGTTACTCAGGGCGCTATTTGACGCTTACGATCGAAGCATATTTACACGCGAAGGCAATAAGAAATCGTATTGCCACTGCCTTCGCGATACGATTTCTATTACATGCTGTAAAGATAATAATAAAGTTTAGAAAAATCCTTTGCGATTAGAGAATCTCGCTCTATAAAAAATTGCATTGTGCCAGAGTCTGCTATCATGGCATATGTCTTTTTAGCATCGCCCTCCATATCTAATTGAAACAGCAGCTCAGCATTGCCATTATTCTCATCAAAACTATTTTTATCCATAAATGCATAGCCACCTATTTTCGTGCCGCTACCATCTGTTTGATCAAAATACTTTGAATATGCAGGGCTCTCCATTGGTAAGTCATATTGAACGGAGCGAGGATCTGTGTACGGTACTAATTCTTCTCGTAATGTTGCCTTAAATGCATAAGGACCACCAAAGATAATTGGTTC
Proteins encoded in this region:
- a CDS encoding ATP-binding protein, with the protein product MVLRFKKIKWLWLAISVYLVIGIYLFYVTYSSPSLNIKVQEKDGQWFVIEPYFKKWADDNHVMSGDTILEVDGTRIEYDTKLKYDSVIRAANELLVMKPDGKLIEVKIKHLDIPQQFYYVLAVPFCYYLLSLFITVYLNYKQKNNILINLLILFILTVSLAYVSSGASSRLDYVGIVVNRSTMLLCLVLLIHFLKEYFKFLNIKWAFFENVKALYIIPLFTILISVLSVIYPSTYFIHSYIILGMFLMLLTILLCIMTRGYLKHKTPQLKILLISVFIPFLPFLFLYALPVILFNHYLLSAEVCSLFLMLIPYSFIFTQLTERIFDMEYFITRLRHYFNFSFAFTIWLLMGLYSITDLSISKMTEIFFFVFLSLIALFYIKEKVDYQKRKILFSTKGDYIHRLYTTVDSIGRVVKIEDLLEKFVKEIAVHLEIDNVYVLTYDLQTHQVISTSKSKEYTPNQIDEVLLEKLRLGDIKKTDHFYIAFIHQDVNYKRILVVDHNKSIYLKDEELLWLELLLLYLNNFIENTKMVEELLEQLKHMKEADKSQLPWLSKLLWLRFEEEKYQLAQELHDTILQEQLHIAREMDVFIHAKKKADIQSNLTKIHDHMITSVNDLRGYCENLKPPLLDTLGLNAALEKLIQKIHKRADFVLIYTIDRLYLEDERLNLMIYRLFQELLNNALKHSFANTVEIHLVEKEDGFEINYSDDGVGCKMDDIILADSMGIRGMQERVQAFNGQFSINTNVGEGMSIRIRVDEGNHTHCFGYDTYNRRPIHSSG
- a CDS encoding YwqG family protein produces the protein MKHSLKQVIALQAVEESVTYTDSKLGGRPYCKLGDSFPVHSSGIPYMFLAQLNFSQLPSLEDYPQQGLLQFFVLADEDYGVYEDGYYCRYYADFEPSHDIEPFSDEEMEYELCEPIIFGGPYAFKATLREELVPYTDPRSVQYDLPMESPAYSKYFDQTDGSGTKIGGYAFMDKNSFDENNGNAELLFQLDMEGDAKKTYAMIADSGTMQFFIERDSLIAKDFSKLYYYLYSM
- the comX gene encoding competence pheromone ComX, with product MMNMIQYLEQNPSLVTLLKEKKASILGVTEIEQKAILDSFDEEYSSEGLIWY